TTGGCCATATTAGTCCTGAAGCAGCCGCAGGAGGTCCAATAGCAATTGTTCGAGAAGGGGATATGATTGAAATTGATATACCTCAAAAAAGATTGAACCTTAAGTTAGCAGAGGAAGAGATAAATCAAAGATTAGAAAAAATAAAATTACCCTCTTCTGCCGCAAAATCAGGTTATCTGAAATATTATGCTAATTTTGTTGGATCTGCTGATAAAGGAGCCATAAGAAATATTTAATTATCAGATAAAATATTAAAAATAGTTTGAACTCCTATTGACATTTATGTTTAATTGTTGTAATCTATTTTTTAATAAATAAAAATTGTACACCACGAAGGAAAAAGTAGGCAAGCCGAGATGGTTAAAGAGAGCCGATGGTTGGTGCGAATTGGTACCAAAAGTTTGCCGAAGATCTCACCTTCAATAATTTATACACAGGTGAAATTGGATAGTAACCTGTGACGCTTCAAAAGCGTTATCTATTGTCTACTAATTAAGGATAAAGGCAGGGAAGATTTAGTTCTCCTTTTCTTTATTAAATTAGGGTGGTACCACGAATAACTTTCGTCCCTATTTTAATCTTTATGGATTAAAATGAAGATGAAAGTTTTTTTGTTTTTTTGGGAGTATGCCTAGGGTTCCGTCTAATCAATTAAGGTAAGAGCCTGGACCGAGTGGCATAAAATGCTAATATCATAGTATTAGTATTACACCGTGGGTAAAAAAGACCCCAGCGGATAGGTCCCTTTTGTTTTAACTAACAAAATGGATTTACTCGCTGGGGTATTTTTATATGCAAAATTAAAAGTGCGATATAAATTATTTATTAATTTATATTAAATGATAGAAAGGGGATGGATAATATGAAGTTAACCGGAGCGCAAATAGCAGTAGAGTGTTTAAAAAAAGAAGGTGTAAAGGTAATATTTGGCATCCCGGGTGGGGTAATAATGCCTTTATATGATGTTCTTTATAGTGAAGCCTCAATAAAACATATACTTACCAGACATGAACAGGGAGCAGCTCACGCTGCTGACGGATATGCCCGTGCTACCGGTAAAGTGGGTGTTTGTATAGCTACTTCCGGACCGGGAGCTACTAATTTGATCACCGGTTTGGCCAATGCACATCTTGACTCTATTCCTTTAGTCGCCTTTACCGGACAGGTGCCTACTAACTTAATTGGCACCGATGCTTTTCAAGAAGTGGATATTAGCGGCATTTCCTTACCCATTACGAAAAATAATTATGTAGTAAGAGATGTAAAAGATTTGGCCAGGATTATAAAAGAAGCTTTTTATATTGCCAGAACAGGAAGACCCGGGCCAGTATTAATAGACTTTCCAAAAGATATTCAATTGGCAAAAACCGAGTTTAAATACCCTGAAAGTGTCAACTTAAATGGTTATAAACCAACTTTTAACGGGCATGTTCAACAGATTAAAGCAGCAGCGCAAGAAATAAACAATGCTAAGAAACCAGTAATCTATGCAGGAGGAGGAGTTATTTCATCTAATGCATCCGCTGAACTAAGAGATTTGGTTTTCAAAACCAATATTCCGATTACGACTACTTTAATGGGTTTGGGCTCTTTCCCGGAAACTCACTTTTTATCTTTGGGAATGTTGGGCATGCATGGTACTCCTTGTGCAAATTATGCTATGTGTGATGCTGATTTAATTATTGCTTTAGGAGTAAGATTTGATGATCGAATTACCGGGAAATTAGATGAATTTGCTTTGAAAGCTAAAATAATCCATATTGATATTGACCCGGCTGAAGTAGGTAAAAATACCTTGGTAGATATTCCCATCATAGGTGATATTAAGAGTGTATTGGGAAAACTGAATAAATATATTCTTAAAAAAGAAGAACGAGAGTGGTTAAATGCCATAGAAGATTTTAAAAGAAAATATCCCTTAAAATATATTCGCAACGAAGAACTGAAACCACAATTTGTTATGGAAACCATTAATGAAATTGCCAAGGAAAATACCATTATTGTGACCAGTGTGGGGCAGCACCAAATGTGGGCTGCTCAGTATTATCAACATACCGAACCTCGCGGTTTTATTTCTTCCGGAGGACTGGGGACCATGGGATTTGGTTTTCCGGCTGCCCTTGGGGCAAAGGTAGGCTGTCCCGAAAAAACGGTCATTTGTATTTCAGGGGATGGCAGTTTTCAAATGAACCAACAAGAAATAGCAACCGCTGTTAGTAATAATTTAGCTATTACAGTTATTATTATGAATAATGGTTTTTTGGGAATGGTGAGACAATGGCAAGAATTATTTTTTGATAAAAGATATGCTGAAACTACTTTAAATGGGAATCCTGATTTTGTAAAGTTAGTTGAAGCTTATGGGGGAATAGGAATAAGAGTGAATAAAAAACAGGAATTATATCCGGCTTTAGAAAAAGCCCTTTCCCTGAGTAAGTTTGTATTAATTGATTGCCTTATTCCCAAAGAAGAAAATGTATTTCCTATGGTAGCCCCAGGCTCACCGATATCTAAAATGATAGGAGTTGAA
This window of the Candidatus Atribacteria bacterium genome carries:
- the ilvB gene encoding biosynthetic-type acetolactate synthase large subunit; this translates as MKLTGAQIAVECLKKEGVKVIFGIPGGVIMPLYDVLYSEASIKHILTRHEQGAAHAADGYARATGKVGVCIATSGPGATNLITGLANAHLDSIPLVAFTGQVPTNLIGTDAFQEVDISGISLPITKNNYVVRDVKDLARIIKEAFYIARTGRPGPVLIDFPKDIQLAKTEFKYPESVNLNGYKPTFNGHVQQIKAAAQEINNAKKPVIYAGGGVISSNASAELRDLVFKTNIPITTTLMGLGSFPETHFLSLGMLGMHGTPCANYAMCDADLIIALGVRFDDRITGKLDEFALKAKIIHIDIDPAEVGKNTLVDIPIIGDIKSVLGKLNKYILKKEEREWLNAIEDFKRKYPLKYIRNEELKPQFVMETINEIAKENTIIVTSVGQHQMWAAQYYQHTEPRGFISSGGLGTMGFGFPAALGAKVGCPEKTVICISGDGSFQMNQQEIATAVSNNLAITVIIMNNGFLGMVRQWQELFFDKRYAETTLNGNPDFVKLVEAYGGIGIRVNKKQELYPALEKALSLSKFVLIDCLIPKEENVFPMVAPGSPISKMIGVE